One window of the Nitrospiraceae bacterium genome contains the following:
- a CDS encoding DUF1566 domain-containing protein, which translates to MSARRAITTGARVVAMLAICLALSGVILAKHAPAENTPNQTLTDRHAHLDILNDKVSAVSDTGPIGPCGVSKTGGQTFSGADRFVPVLYGVAYCDRETGVVWETSPAVTFFNWAGAISHCTTREVGGRKGWALPMREQLSSLLDINSILCLGGGLCLPDGHPFQNVQSANYWSASTTGGTPTFAWLVNYFLGGVFVIKLEGKGLAWCVRDGQSSDAQGLAAIAEPHQEKEVSEVMW; encoded by the coding sequence ATGTCTGCTCGACGAGCAATCACTACAGGTGCAAGGGTGGTGGCAATGCTGGCAATCTGTCTGGCGCTATCAGGAGTGATCTTGGCCAAACATGCACCAGCAGAGAACACCCCAAACCAAACGCTTACCGACAGGCACGCGCACCTCGATATCCTGAACGACAAAGTGTCTGCGGTCTCCGACACCGGCCCGATCGGTCCGTGTGGTGTCTCAAAGACGGGGGGACAGACATTCTCCGGAGCAGACCGGTTTGTCCCTGTCCTGTATGGCGTTGCCTACTGTGACCGGGAAACGGGCGTCGTGTGGGAAACCTCCCCGGCGGTGACTTTCTTTAACTGGGCCGGGGCCATCAGCCATTGCACCACCCGCGAGGTGGGAGGACGGAAAGGCTGGGCTTTACCGATGCGTGAACAACTCTCGAGTCTGCTGGATATCAATTCGATTCTTTGTTTGGGCGGGGGACTCTGTTTGCCGGATGGGCACCCGTTTCAAAACGTGCAGTCGGCCAATTATTGGTCGGCGTCGACAACCGGGGGAACTCCCACGTTCGCCTGGCTCGTGAATTATTTCCTGGGTGGTGTATTCGTCATCAAGTTGGAAGGCAAAGGGCTCGCGTGGTGTGTACGCGATGGCCAGAGCTCCGACGCACAGGGGCTGGCTGCCATTGCGGAGCCTCACCAAGAAAAAGAAGTGTCT